A stretch of the Papaver somniferum cultivar HN1 chromosome 6, ASM357369v1, whole genome shotgun sequence genome encodes the following:
- the LOC113290904 gene encoding uncharacterized protein LOC113290904, which yields MAAQINCTVPKYMMEYLKKQSPGRTLLTGTSSKESNNRSSMTTIQRDQATHFTYEQGQRMSFAMLCQKKLDLEIEVPINLLIYWKLRNIDVGLLQARDTVITLAQITRFANDWCCMYCPECNKESEETRNGGHCPECLKYNYSIPILRLTMMVNDGPESTIFRAKGDVAEELLGRKADYLMHLKEEYVVQHVFKVLYEVLHCQIVFQVQIGI from the exons ATGGCAGCACAGATAAACTGTACCGTACCTAAATACATGATGGAATATCTCAAGAAACAATCACCTGGAAGAACACTACTTACAG GGACAAGCTCTAAAGAATCGAACAACAGAAGCAGCATGACTACCATTCAACGGGATCAGGCAACCCATTTTACATATGAACAGGGTCAAAGGATGTCATTTGCTATGCTGTGTCAAAAGAAGCTGGATTTGGAGATTGAGGTACCTATTAATCTATTAATCTATTGGAAACTACGAAACATTGACGTGGGGTTATTACAAGCGAGGGATACAGTGATCACATTGGCGCAAATAACTCGCTttgcaaatgattggtgttgcatgtattGTCCTGAATGCAacaaggaatctgaggaaacACGCAACGGCGGACACTGTCCGGAGTGCTTAAAATACAATTATTCAATCCCGAT ATTGCGTTTGACAATGATGGTGAATGATGGACCAGAATCAACAATATTCCGAGCAAAAGGTGATGTGGCAGAGGAATTGTTGGGACGTAAGGCGGATTACTTGATGCACTTGAAAGAG GAGTACGTAGTGCAGCATGTGTTCAAGGTTCTGTACGAGGTCCTGCATTGCCAGATTGTATTCCAGGTGCAGATAGGAATATAA